In a single window of the Sphingosinicella microcystinivorans genome:
- a CDS encoding DUF979 domain-containing protein yields the protein MIGLPALYTFAGLVFAAFALGSLRDRSNRKRFGSAAFWGLLALSFLAGDRLGDLGNGVLVLCLVALAGAGALGSGAPRTTGPEARTALSAKLGNRLFLPALVIPVTALVGTVAFKAIGIGGVPLFDPKQVTLLSLGIGVVLALAVSMLWLRPPPLAPLEEGRRLIDSVGWAAVLPQMLASLGAVFALAGVGEVVGDIAGTLIPNGSRFAAVAVFALGMAGFTMIMGNAFAAFPVMAAAIGVPVLIRGMGGDAAVIGAVGMLAGFCGTLMTPMAANFNIVPAALLELKNRNGVIRAQIATALPLLAVNLAIIYIFAFR from the coding sequence ATGATCGGGCTTCCCGCGCTCTACACGTTCGCCGGGCTGGTGTTCGCGGCCTTCGCGCTCGGCAGCCTCCGCGACCGCAGCAACCGCAAGCGGTTCGGAAGCGCGGCGTTCTGGGGGCTGCTGGCGCTGAGCTTCCTCGCGGGCGACCGGCTCGGCGACCTCGGCAACGGCGTGCTGGTGCTGTGCCTCGTCGCGCTGGCGGGCGCGGGCGCGCTCGGCAGCGGGGCTCCGAGGACGACGGGGCCGGAGGCGCGAACGGCACTTTCGGCAAAGCTGGGCAACCGCCTGTTCCTGCCCGCGCTCGTCATCCCCGTGACCGCCCTTGTCGGCACGGTCGCGTTCAAGGCGATCGGCATCGGTGGGGTGCCGCTGTTCGACCCGAAGCAGGTGACGCTGCTGTCGCTCGGCATCGGCGTCGTGCTCGCGCTTGCCGTCTCGATGCTCTGGCTGCGGCCGCCGCCGCTCGCGCCGCTGGAGGAAGGCCGCAGGCTGATCGACTCCGTGGGCTGGGCGGCGGTGCTGCCGCAGATGCTCGCCTCGCTCGGCGCGGTGTTCGCGCTGGCGGGCGTCGGCGAGGTGGTCGGCGACATCGCGGGCACGCTGATCCCGAACGGCAGCCGCTTTGCGGCGGTCGCCGTGTTCGCGCTCGGCATGGCGGGCTTCACGATGATCATGGGCAACGCCTTCGCCGCCTTCCCGGTGATGGCGGCGGCGATCGGCGTGCCGGTGCTGATCCGGGGCATGGGCGGCGATGCGGCGGTGATCGGCGCGGTGGGGATGCTGGCGGGCTTCTGCGGCACGCTGATGACGCCGATGGCGGCGAACTTCAACATCGTGCCCGCGGCGTTGCTGGAGCTGAAGAACCGGAACGGCGTGATCCGCGCGCAGATCGCGACGGCGCTGCCGCTGCTCGCCGTGAACCTCGCCATCATCTATATATTCGCGTTCCGATGA
- a CDS encoding DUF969 domain-containing protein, producing the protein MLVLSGIVIIVLGFMAGLNPLLVVTIAALATGIAAGLDPLAVVSAFGKAFNDNRYVSVVWIVLPVIGLLERYGLQQRARTLIARFRGATVGRLLIVYLIIRQIAAALGLTSIAGHAQTVRPLVAPMAEAAAEAQGAGDAETREEVKAMAAATDNVGLFFGEDIFIAIASILLIKGTFETYGIFLAPLELSVWAIPTAIAALLIHGARLMRLDRRLGARK; encoded by the coding sequence GTGCTCGTCCTGTCGGGAATCGTCATCATCGTGCTCGGCTTCATGGCCGGGCTCAATCCGCTGCTGGTCGTGACGATCGCGGCGCTCGCCACGGGCATCGCCGCCGGTCTCGATCCGCTCGCGGTGGTCTCGGCGTTCGGCAAGGCGTTCAACGACAACCGCTACGTGAGCGTGGTGTGGATCGTGCTGCCGGTGATCGGCCTCCTCGAACGCTACGGGCTCCAGCAGCGCGCGCGGACGCTGATCGCGCGCTTCAGGGGCGCGACCGTGGGCCGGCTGCTGATCGTCTACCTGATCATCCGCCAGATCGCCGCCGCGCTCGGCCTCACCTCGATCGCCGGGCACGCCCAGACCGTGCGGCCGCTCGTCGCGCCGATGGCGGAAGCGGCGGCGGAAGCGCAGGGCGCGGGCGACGCGGAGACGCGCGAGGAGGTGAAGGCGATGGCGGCGGCGACCGACAATGTCGGGCTCTTTTTCGGCGAGGACATCTTCATCGCCATCGCCTCGATCCTGCTCATCAAGGGCACGTTCGAGACCTACGGCATCTTCCTCGCGCCGCTCGAACTCTCGGTCTGGGCGATCCCGACCGCCATCGCCGCGCTCCTCATCCACGGCGCGCGGCTGATGCGGCTCGACCGGCGGCTGGGCGCGCGCAAATGA
- a CDS encoding FAD-dependent oxidoreductase, whose product MTLHLAIVGSGPAGYYTAEAAQKLNGGDVRIDIIDRLPTPFGLIRAGVAPDHQSIKAVSRRYEKTALSDSVRFVGNVAVGDGGIAMDELLGLYDAVVLATGAPTDRPLGIPGADLPGVLGSSAFVGWYNGHPDFAGLAPPLDSESVVVIGNGNVAIDCARILAKLPEEFEGADIVQHAVDALAASKVRLIRIVGRRGPHQVSFTPKEVGEMGELARATPVVDPAVFPPVAEDEALEPGLRKVVTTLRAFAAAGPDANKPVRVYFDYFLRPVEVLGDGKVEALRLERTRLVEGRAEGTGEMLDIPCGMIVSCIGYRTIPIAGVPYDDRGGRFVNDEGRIAPGLYCVGWARRGPTGTIGTNRPDGFAIADLIAADITPAGKAGRAGLDALAAEKGIDIVTFRDWQKIDAAEVARARGGAPREKFVAVDDMMSAARS is encoded by the coding sequence ATGACGCTTCACCTCGCGATCGTGGGTTCCGGTCCGGCAGGTTACTACACGGCGGAGGCCGCCCAGAAGCTGAACGGCGGCGACGTCCGCATCGACATCATCGACCGGCTGCCCACGCCCTTCGGCCTCATCCGCGCGGGCGTCGCGCCCGATCACCAGTCGATCAAGGCGGTCTCGCGCCGCTACGAGAAGACGGCGCTGTCCGACAGCGTCCGCTTCGTCGGCAACGTCGCCGTGGGCGACGGCGGCATTGCGATGGACGAGCTGCTCGGCCTCTACGACGCCGTGGTGCTCGCGACCGGCGCGCCGACGGATCGCCCGCTCGGCATACCGGGCGCGGACCTGCCCGGCGTCCTCGGCTCGTCGGCGTTCGTCGGCTGGTACAACGGCCACCCGGATTTCGCAGGTCTCGCGCCGCCGCTCGACAGCGAGTCGGTCGTCGTCATCGGCAACGGCAACGTCGCGATCGACTGCGCGCGCATCCTCGCCAAGCTGCCGGAGGAGTTCGAGGGCGCCGACATCGTGCAGCACGCCGTCGATGCGCTCGCCGCCTCGAAGGTCCGGCTCATCCGCATCGTCGGCCGCCGCGGCCCGCATCAGGTCAGCTTCACGCCCAAGGAGGTCGGCGAGATGGGCGAGCTCGCCCGCGCGACGCCCGTCGTCGATCCGGCCGTGTTCCCGCCCGTGGCGGAGGACGAGGCGCTTGAGCCGGGCCTGCGCAAAGTTGTCACCACCCTGCGCGCCTTCGCCGCCGCCGGCCCGGACGCAAACAAGCCCGTCCGCGTCTACTTCGACTACTTCCTCCGCCCCGTCGAGGTGCTCGGCGACGGCAAGGTCGAGGCGCTGCGCCTCGAACGCACCCGCCTCGTCGAAGGCCGCGCCGAAGGCACCGGCGAGATGCTCGACATCCCCTGCGGCATGATCGTCAGCTGCATCGGCTACCGCACGATCCCCATCGCCGGCGTGCCCTACGATGATCGCGGCGGCCGCTTCGTGAACGACGAGGGTCGCATCGCGCCCGGCCTCTACTGCGTCGGCTGGGCGCGGCGCGGACCCACCGGCACGATCGGCACGAACCGGCCGGACGGCTTCGCTATCGCCGACCTCATCGCCGCCGACATCACGCCCGCGGGCAAGGCGGGGCGCGCCGGTCTCGATGCGCTTGCCGCCGAAAAGGGCATCGACATCGTCACGTTCCGGGATTGGCAGAAGATCGACGCCGCCGAGGTCGCGCGGGCGCGCGGCGGCGCCCCGCGCGAAAAATTCGTCGCGGTCGACGACATGATGTCGGCGGCGCGAAGCTGA